From a region of the Triticum aestivum cultivar Chinese Spring chromosome 7D, IWGSC CS RefSeq v2.1, whole genome shotgun sequence genome:
- the LOC123169200 gene encoding NADH dehydrogenase [ubiquinone] iron-sulfur protein 2, translated as MAQEHAHSSAVERLLNCEVPLRAQYIRVLFCEITRISNHSLASTTHAMDVGASTPFLWAFEEREKLLEFYERVPGARMHASFIRPGGVAQDLPLGLCRDIDSSTQQFASRIDELEEMSTGNRIWKQRLVDIGTVTAQQAKDWGFSGVMLRGPGVCWDSRRAAPYDVHDQSDLDVPVGTRGDRYDRYCIRIEEMRQSVRIIVQCPNQMPSGMIKADDRKLCPPSRSRMKLSMESSIHHFELYTEGFSVPAPSTYTAVEAPKGEFGVFLVSNGSNRPYRCKIRAPGFAHSQGLDSMSKHHMPADVVTIIGTQDIVFGEVDR; from the exons ATGGCCCAAGAACACGCTCATTCTTCAGCCGTAGAGAGACTTTTGAATTGTGAGGTACCATTACGAGCTCAATATATAAGAGTGTTATTCTGTGAAATAACTCGAATTTCAAATCATTCACTTGCTTCAACTACTCATGCTATGGATGTGGGAGCATCAACTCCGTTCCTTTGGGCTTTTGAGGAGCGGGAGAAATTGTTGGAATTCTATGAAAGAGTCCCGGGAGCCAGGATGCATGCCAGTTTCATACGACCTGGTGGAGTGGCACAAGATCTGCCTCTTGGCTTATGTCGAGATATTGATTCCTCCACACAACAATTTGCTTCTCGTATCGACGAATTAGAAGAGATGTCAACCGGCAACCGTATCTGGAAACAACGATTAGTGGATATTGGTACTGTCACTGCACAGCAAGCAAAGGATTGGGGATTCAGTGGTGTAATGTTAAGAGGT CCTGGGGTATGCTGGGATTCGCGAAGAGCAGCACCTTACGATGTTCATGACCAATCGGATCTTGACGTACCAGTAGGTACCAGAGGAGATCGCTATGATCGTTACTGTATCCGTATTGAAGAGATGCGACAAAGTGTTCGGATCATTGTGCAATGTCCTAATCAAATGCCTAGTGGCATGATCAAAGCCGATGATCGTAAGCTATGTCCTCCATCACGATCTCGAATGAAACTATCCATGGAAT CCTCAATTCACCATTTCGAACTTTATACAGAAGGTTTTTCCGTACCAGCTCCTTCTACCTATACCGCAGTTGAAGCACCTAAAGGTGAATTTGGTGTCTTTCTTGTCAGTAATGGGAGTAATCGTCCCTACCGTTGTAAAATAAGAGCACCTGGCTTTGCCCATTCACAAGGACTCGATTCTATGTCCAAACATCACATGCCAGCAGATGTAGTCACCATCATAGGTACTCAAGATATTGTGTTTGGAGAGGTAGATAGATAG